One Candidatus Methylacidithermus pantelleriae genomic window carries:
- a CDS encoding type II toxin-antitoxin system RelE family toxin encodes MESFLSSLRAVQEDHRPFQILFAETTAAELATLPKEAQLQLLEELRILPEELEAPSGERLGQVEREGRKLFRLRARDWRVYFEACPQGILVRRILHKNTLADFLFRSNLPLAEEDAIGGFPEFWKMVDR; translated from the coding sequence ATGGAAAGCTTCCTTTCGTCCCTGCGAGCTGTGCAGGAAGATCATCGCCCTTTCCAAATCCTCTTTGCCGAAACGACCGCCGCAGAGCTTGCGACGCTTCCTAAGGAAGCCCAGCTCCAACTCCTGGAGGAGCTTCGCATCCTGCCCGAAGAGCTAGAGGCACCTTCGGGAGAACGCTTGGGACAGGTGGAACGTGAGGGACGGAAGCTTTTCCGGCTCCGGGCGCGTGATTGGCGCGTCTATTTTGAAGCATGCCCACAAGGGATCCTGGTTCGCCGCATTCTGCATAAAAACACCTTGGCCGATTTTCTTTTCCGATCCAATCTCCCCCTGGCAGAGGAGGACGCCATTGGCGGGTTTCCTGAATTTTGGAAAATGGTGGATCGCTAG
- a CDS encoding Mrp/NBP35 family ATP-binding protein produces MAVGEEEIRRALKQVRYPGFSRDIVSFGIVKSIAVDGPRIRVELEVRSRDPKIPGEIEKAVHKAVSQLPGVERVEVILHQVASPASQVSLPQEPVPGVRHVVAVASGKGGVGKSTVAVNLAVAMRLLGPTVGLCDCDIYGPSLALMLGTREYPMVAGEHEIYPVEQYGLKLMSMGLLVEEDRPAVLRGPMVSRYTQQFLRDVRWGPLDVLVLDLPPGTGDIQLTIVQTVSLSGAIVVTTPQEVALLDARKAVAMFQKVQVPVLGIIENMSYFLCPGDGKGYPIFGSGGGRREAARLGVPLLAEIPLEIPLRESGDQGVPIVLLDPEAPSSCAFREAAKKVIDILEGG; encoded by the coding sequence ATGGCCGTGGGAGAGGAAGAGATTCGCAGGGCGCTTAAGCAAGTGCGGTATCCCGGTTTTAGCCGGGACATCGTTTCCTTTGGGATCGTAAAATCGATTGCAGTCGATGGTCCTAGGATCCGGGTAGAGCTTGAGGTGAGAAGCCGCGACCCGAAGATTCCTGGCGAGATTGAGAAAGCGGTTCACAAGGCCGTGTCGCAACTGCCTGGAGTGGAGAGGGTCGAGGTGATTCTCCACCAGGTAGCCTCACCCGCCAGCCAGGTTTCGCTACCGCAGGAACCGGTTCCCGGGGTTCGACATGTGGTGGCAGTAGCCAGTGGGAAGGGAGGGGTAGGTAAATCAACGGTTGCCGTGAACTTGGCGGTGGCGATGCGCCTCTTGGGTCCGACGGTCGGCTTATGTGACTGCGATATTTACGGACCTTCCCTAGCACTCATGCTGGGAACGCGAGAGTATCCCATGGTTGCAGGGGAGCATGAGATTTATCCCGTCGAGCAGTATGGGCTTAAGCTCATGAGTATGGGGCTATTGGTTGAGGAAGACCGCCCGGCCGTTCTCAGAGGCCCGATGGTCAGCCGTTACACGCAGCAGTTTCTCCGGGACGTCCGGTGGGGGCCTCTGGATGTCCTGGTCTTGGACCTTCCCCCGGGCACGGGAGATATCCAGCTCACCATCGTGCAAACCGTATCGTTATCCGGGGCGATCGTCGTTACAACTCCCCAGGAGGTGGCCCTGTTGGATGCCCGCAAAGCCGTCGCCATGTTTCAAAAGGTTCAAGTCCCGGTTTTGGGGATTATCGAGAACATGAGTTACTTCCTCTGCCCCGGGGATGGGAAGGGCTATCCCATCTTTGGTTCCGGAGGCGGGCGGCGGGAAGCGGCGCGTCTTGGCGTTCCTCTCCTGGCGGAAATCCCCTTAGAGATCCCCTTGCGTGAATCTGGTGACCAGGGTGTACCGATTGTGCTTCTTGACCCAGAAGCTCCTTCGAGCTGTGCGTTTCGAGAGGCGGCAAAAAAAGTCATTGACATTCTGGAAGGGGGGTGA
- a CDS encoding outer membrane beta-barrel protein: MRRFIDSFFVCFALCIALVAWEEGSRVFGEDSSSSATSSDSKETKKVEELKKMIEDQGIYVETSQKGIVLSGYVDASYTYNFLRADSDVPSTSAIIPTREPPDSIPGGGFNLNAVKLALEKPLGDKNDWVAGFRVDLLFGQDASISEPDFLQSKGVPFGSGVDTSGLLVEQGYVQFRVPVGNGLDFKVGKFAAPIGYEVIERPANMNFTYGNIFTNLLPTTLVGLQSTYKFSDQWSAMLGIADSGFNSSRGGINFNNMIDNNDAYLLLSSVTWTAPGKNANIIGTVFYGFNGANNPGFPAGGTFGRTLFTENGQFLIGDLVASWTPKFANDKLLLAAEFNEGFFDPSVGANGSPFQIPSDWRGASIWAKYQFTKVVSLAMRGDWVESAGSSFPFPPGFASFPGIGDVATSSFFAGHSDRTDIWSYTATLRFDLWQNMMLRLEYRLDWGRDLYGNAAQFPLGFPQTGASHGPAHLAAFDVAYSF, translated from the coding sequence ATGAGACGTTTCATCGATTCCTTCTTTGTGTGCTTCGCACTGTGTATAGCCCTTGTCGCTTGGGAGGAGGGTAGTAGGGTGTTTGGGGAAGATTCTAGTTCTTCCGCGACGAGCTCGGATAGCAAAGAGACCAAAAAGGTGGAAGAGCTAAAAAAAATGATTGAGGATCAGGGGATCTATGTGGAGACCTCGCAAAAGGGGATTGTTCTATCTGGATACGTAGATGCGAGCTACACCTACAATTTCCTTCGGGCGGATAGCGATGTTCCTTCCACCTCGGCGATCATTCCGACACGGGAGCCTCCTGATTCGATCCCGGGAGGGGGTTTTAACTTAAACGCCGTCAAGCTTGCTCTGGAAAAGCCTCTCGGGGATAAAAACGATTGGGTTGCGGGATTTCGCGTCGATCTTCTTTTTGGCCAGGATGCTTCCATTTCTGAGCCTGACTTTCTCCAGAGTAAGGGTGTTCCCTTTGGATCTGGTGTGGATACTTCAGGGCTCCTTGTAGAGCAGGGATATGTCCAGTTCCGCGTTCCGGTGGGCAATGGACTTGATTTTAAGGTAGGCAAGTTTGCTGCTCCGATTGGTTATGAGGTCATTGAACGGCCTGCCAACATGAATTTTACCTACGGCAATATCTTTACCAACCTGCTTCCAACGACGTTGGTGGGTCTTCAAAGCACCTATAAGTTTTCCGATCAATGGAGCGCCATGCTCGGGATTGCGGATAGCGGGTTTAACTCAAGTCGCGGGGGCATCAATTTTAACAATATGATCGATAATAACGATGCCTACCTTCTGTTAAGCTCAGTTACGTGGACCGCCCCCGGGAAGAACGCTAACATTATTGGGACGGTTTTTTATGGTTTTAATGGTGCGAATAACCCTGGATTCCCCGCCGGCGGGACATTCGGGCGCACGCTCTTCACCGAAAACGGACAGTTCCTTATCGGGGATCTGGTAGCAAGTTGGACACCCAAGTTTGCCAACGATAAGTTGCTCCTAGCGGCCGAGTTTAATGAAGGCTTCTTTGATCCCTCTGTCGGCGCTAATGGCTCGCCTTTCCAAATTCCTTCCGACTGGCGGGGAGCGTCGATCTGGGCCAAATACCAGTTTACCAAGGTAGTGAGTCTTGCCATGCGGGGAGATTGGGTGGAAAGCGCAGGTAGTTCTTTTCCTTTTCCCCCGGGTTTTGCTTCCTTTCCGGGCATTGGGGATGTGGCCACTAGCTCCTTCTTTGCGGGACACTCGGACCGGACGGATATCTGGAGCTACACGGCAACCCTGCGGTTTGATCTTTGGCAGAATATGATGCTGCGACTGGAGTACCGGTTAGATTGGGGGAGGGATCTCTATGGCAACGCGGCGCAATTCCCGCTGGGTTTCCCTCAAACCGGGGCGAGTCACGGGCCTGCCCACCTGGCAGCTTTTGATGTGGCTTATAGCTTTTAA
- a CDS encoding MGMT family protein produces the protein MKCTGDKAQCLDSFAHLTSWQKRVYSILQRIPRGHVATYGELARALGVRSPRAVGQALKANPLAPMIPCHRVVGHGGSLVGYQGSISRQALERKRKLLEKEGVRFTPEGKVDPTCFVSFDKLSTKKPGSSFRALRTMR, from the coding sequence ATGAAGTGCACAGGAGACAAAGCTCAATGTCTTGATTCCTTTGCCCACCTCACCTCGTGGCAGAAGCGGGTCTATTCCATCCTCCAGCGTATCCCCCGCGGTCACGTTGCCACATACGGTGAGCTGGCTCGGGCCCTTGGGGTTCGTTCTCCACGAGCAGTTGGCCAGGCCCTCAAGGCTAACCCACTAGCACCCATGATTCCGTGTCATCGGGTGGTAGGCCATGGGGGAAGCCTCGTGGGATATCAGGGAAGCATCTCACGCCAAGCGCTAGAGAGAAAAAGGAAGCTCTTAGAGAAAGAAGGCGTGCGATTCACTCCCGAAGGAAAGGTAGATCCCACTTGCTTTGTTTCTTTTGACAAACTTTCTACGAAAAAGCCTGGCTCCTCTTTCCGTGCTTTGAGAACAATGCGCTAG
- a CDS encoding APC family permease, producing MKKSSPLRLRSNYLAQAEVLAQSVASIAPTTTPMESDSLVFGAAGNGAWFAYLISMLGLWLVGVNINQFAKRCASSGSLYAYIGRGLGTEWGLFGAWCLVLAYLCTAMATLLGAGIYSAQVLRSLGLSVSLPLLLGLMAAIGWWTVWKDVQLSVRWMLWIEASSVLCLSLIAALLLAKEHAWLDWEQLSLQKVDLQGLRFGMIMAIFSYVGYESAACLGEESRKPFRAIPEAILWSVLLSGFFFTWIAYAKLAGLRALGQSWRCGEITVADLAQAAGLGMVRPVLQVLAILSFFACSVASITAASRVLLLLGRQEILPGVLAQIHPANRTPHVAATFCCGMSCVFPMALLSGMQVDDAYDFLGTVATYGFLVTYGLVALAAPIYLFRLQELRVHNLLASVGSLAFLSLPLGASHFVARTPAIGQAPYVFGAYLACGLAWIGLLRLSGNARFRTLDQSLVWELSGPPPEENV from the coding sequence GTGAAAAAATCCTCGCCGCTGCGGCTTCGCTCTAACTATCTGGCCCAGGCGGAGGTTCTCGCCCAATCGGTGGCGAGCATCGCTCCCACAACCACCCCCATGGAGTCAGACTCCCTGGTGTTTGGCGCAGCCGGAAATGGAGCCTGGTTTGCCTACCTGATCAGCATGCTGGGGCTGTGGTTAGTGGGAGTTAACATCAACCAGTTCGCCAAGCGCTGTGCTTCGTCGGGTTCCTTGTATGCCTACATTGGCCGAGGACTAGGCACAGAATGGGGCTTGTTTGGGGCCTGGTGCCTTGTGCTGGCCTATCTTTGCACAGCCATGGCAACGCTTTTGGGTGCAGGGATCTATTCAGCCCAAGTTTTGCGTTCACTTGGTCTGAGTGTTTCCCTTCCTCTTCTGCTCGGTTTGATGGCAGCGATCGGTTGGTGGACAGTATGGAAAGACGTCCAGCTTTCCGTTCGGTGGATGCTCTGGATTGAGGCTTCTTCGGTACTGTGTCTTTCCCTCATTGCAGCGCTGCTTTTGGCCAAGGAACATGCCTGGCTTGATTGGGAGCAGCTTAGCTTGCAAAAGGTCGATCTCCAAGGATTACGCTTCGGCATGATCATGGCGATCTTTAGCTATGTAGGCTACGAAAGCGCTGCCTGTCTCGGTGAGGAGTCGCGCAAGCCGTTCAGAGCGATTCCCGAAGCCATCCTATGGAGCGTGCTTCTTTCCGGCTTTTTCTTTACCTGGATCGCCTATGCAAAGCTTGCTGGTTTGCGTGCTTTGGGACAATCGTGGCGCTGCGGCGAAATCACGGTAGCGGATCTTGCTCAAGCAGCAGGCTTGGGAATGGTGCGTCCAGTTCTTCAAGTGCTAGCCATTTTGAGCTTTTTCGCGTGCAGCGTAGCAAGCATCACAGCCGCAAGCCGGGTTCTTCTGCTACTGGGACGTCAAGAGATCCTTCCGGGGGTCTTGGCACAGATCCATCCGGCTAACCGGACCCCCCATGTGGCTGCGACTTTCTGCTGCGGGATGTCCTGCGTTTTTCCGATGGCCTTGCTCAGCGGAATGCAAGTAGATGACGCCTATGACTTTTTGGGAACCGTAGCGACGTATGGGTTTTTGGTGACCTATGGACTTGTCGCGCTTGCAGCCCCGATCTACCTCTTTCGTCTGCAAGAGCTCAGAGTTCATAATCTCCTAGCTTCCGTGGGCTCCCTTGCTTTCCTTTCTCTTCCGCTCGGTGCGAGTCACTTCGTGGCTCGAACCCCGGCGATTGGGCAAGCGCCTTATGTGTTTGGGGCCTATCTAGCCTGTGGGCTTGCCTGGATCGGTCTTCTGCGGCTTTCCGGTAACGCGCGCTTCCGCACGCTTGACCAAAGCTTGGTATGGGAGCTAAGCGGCCCTCCTCCGGAGGAAAATGTCTAA
- a CDS encoding ribulose-phosphate 3-epimerase, translating into MKVIQLYAAILAADLIHLESEVRLAEEAGITGLHVDVADGHFVPFFGCGVELVSALRRVTSLPLAVHFLIQQPDRYARSFIEVGADLVISHLEAHHRPEKTLELVRGMGCRSGLALSPLTLFSKVVPFLPYLDQLLILTSHPGLYADCFVSETVEKIRQARDYRQNHNLRFEIAVEGAITEENLGLVARAGADVCVLGKSFFQSSDPVAVARRLVLQGAEALAAG; encoded by the coding sequence ATGAAAGTGATCCAACTGTACGCAGCTATCCTGGCAGCCGACCTGATTCACCTGGAAAGCGAGGTGCGCCTTGCCGAAGAAGCAGGAATCACGGGGCTGCACGTGGATGTTGCCGATGGACACTTTGTCCCGTTCTTCGGTTGCGGAGTCGAGCTGGTGAGCGCGTTGCGCCGAGTTACTTCGTTGCCCTTAGCCGTACACTTTCTCATCCAACAGCCGGATCGCTACGCTCGTAGCTTTATCGAGGTCGGAGCTGATCTCGTTATTTCTCACCTAGAAGCACACCATCGACCGGAAAAAACCCTGGAACTTGTGCGGGGCATGGGATGTCGCAGCGGGCTAGCCCTTTCTCCCCTAACTCTCTTTTCGAAGGTTGTCCCGTTTTTACCGTATTTGGATCAGCTTCTTATCCTGACTTCCCATCCCGGGCTGTATGCCGACTGTTTCGTTTCGGAAACGGTGGAAAAAATCCGTCAGGCAAGAGACTACCGGCAGAACCACAATCTTCGCTTTGAGATCGCTGTGGAAGGCGCGATCACGGAGGAAAATCTTGGCCTTGTCGCTCGAGCGGGTGCGGATGTTTGTGTTCTGGGGAAAAGTTTCTTTCAGTCGAGCGATCCCGTGGCGGTAGCCCGCCGCCTGGTTTTACAAGGGGCTGAAGCGCTAGCAGCCGGCTGA
- a CDS encoding VOC family protein, whose product MVRKLLHTRFRVNDLDRTVRFYKEVLGLIEVSRSTSPRGSTLVFLKAPESEELLEICHYPASGPVQVPPDLVHLAFEVDSLSDFAEHAAKLGFPLSEGPTESSSGTRFAFIDAPEGYEIELVERRSGP is encoded by the coding sequence ATGGTTCGGAAACTCCTTCATACGCGGTTCCGTGTGAATGACCTGGATCGTACCGTTCGCTTCTATAAGGAGGTGCTCGGGCTCATCGAAGTGAGCCGGTCCACTTCTCCAAGGGGTTCGACCCTAGTCTTTCTTAAGGCACCCGAAAGCGAAGAACTTTTGGAAATTTGCCATTATCCAGCCTCCGGACCGGTACAGGTCCCGCCTGACCTTGTCCATTTAGCTTTTGAAGTGGATTCCTTAAGCGACTTTGCAGAGCACGCGGCCAAGCTAGGTTTCCCTCTGAGTGAAGGGCCGACCGAAAGTTCCTCGGGAACAAGATTTGCCTTCATTGATGCCCCGGAAGGGTACGAAATTGAACTGGTGGAGAGGCGCTCCGGCCCATGA
- a CDS encoding M42 family metallopeptidase: protein MRPESLQFLKDLIDTPSPAGGEYLGQKLWLDYVRPWADEVRTDAYGNALAILNPAGRPKILVCGHVDEIGFQVQYVDEEGFIYFQPVGGSDPALARGQRVYIHHDGEEVLGVIGSLAIHMQERDKKPEIPQWHELFIDIGARNRQEALQRIRIGDLITYVDRFEPLTGDIWVGRACDNRVGSFVAAEVLRLCMERRDSLWACVVAASTIQEENGLYGAKMIAYSVGPDAAIVIDVGHATDIPIANKKKFGEIRLGAGPILSRGSANHPGLVERLQRIAEEHQIPFQWNVDPRRTGTDADAIFTERGGIPTVSIGIPNRYMHSPVEAVHLGDIERAAEWIQAFLMALDPKTEFRVTL, encoded by the coding sequence ATGCGCCCGGAGTCGCTCCAATTCCTTAAAGACCTCATTGATACCCCCAGTCCTGCAGGCGGCGAATACCTTGGGCAAAAGCTTTGGCTCGATTACGTTCGCCCCTGGGCAGACGAAGTCCGGACCGACGCGTACGGAAACGCTTTAGCCATCCTTAATCCAGCGGGGCGACCGAAGATCCTGGTTTGCGGTCATGTAGACGAAATTGGATTTCAGGTACAGTACGTCGACGAGGAAGGGTTTATTTACTTCCAACCGGTCGGTGGTTCCGATCCGGCTCTTGCTAGGGGACAACGAGTGTACATTCACCACGATGGGGAAGAGGTTTTGGGGGTGATTGGTTCCCTGGCCATCCACATGCAAGAAAGGGACAAAAAGCCTGAAATTCCCCAATGGCACGAGCTTTTCATTGATATTGGAGCCCGGAACCGGCAGGAGGCCCTGCAGCGGATTCGTATTGGAGATCTCATTACTTACGTGGATCGGTTCGAACCGTTGACCGGTGACATCTGGGTGGGTCGAGCGTGCGATAATCGTGTCGGCAGCTTCGTGGCGGCCGAAGTCCTCCGGTTGTGCATGGAACGCCGGGATTCCCTGTGGGCTTGTGTGGTGGCGGCTTCTACCATCCAGGAAGAAAACGGGCTTTATGGAGCCAAGATGATCGCCTATTCGGTTGGACCAGATGCGGCAATTGTGATCGACGTGGGACACGCCACGGATATACCGATTGCAAACAAAAAGAAGTTTGGCGAGATTCGTTTAGGCGCCGGTCCGATTCTTAGTCGGGGCAGCGCGAACCATCCAGGTTTGGTGGAGCGGCTCCAACGCATAGCAGAAGAGCATCAAATTCCCTTTCAATGGAACGTGGATCCCCGTCGTACAGGGACCGACGCGGATGCGATCTTTACGGAACGGGGGGGAATCCCGACGGTCTCCATTGGGATTCCCAACCGCTATATGCATAGCCCGGTCGAGGCCGTGCACCTGGGAGATATTGAGCGGGCTGCCGAATGGATCCAGGCCTTTCTCATGGCGCTGGATCCTAAAACCGAATTTCGTGTTACATTGTAA
- a CDS encoding VTT domain-containing protein: MEAYLRDLFSGYGLLAYLLLFLIIFCETGLVVTPFLPGDSLLFTAGAMAAEGWLEMGLLFPSLVVGAILGDSANYALGAFLGPQIFHRETGRWLNKRHLYRAQRFYERHGGKTIFLARFVPILRTFAPFVAGIGRMRYVRFFLFNVFGALAWVGGMLLGGFFFGNLPWVRGHFEWIVLGIIAVSLLPLAIEGWRTRNEMVGQELSPPLE, encoded by the coding sequence ATGGAAGCTTATCTTCGGGATCTTTTTAGCGGATACGGGCTTTTAGCTTACCTCCTGTTATTTTTGATCATCTTTTGCGAAACGGGTCTGGTGGTTACCCCCTTTCTTCCGGGCGACTCTCTTCTTTTTACGGCGGGGGCAATGGCGGCCGAAGGATGGCTGGAAATGGGGCTCCTTTTCCCGTCTCTCGTCGTGGGGGCCATCCTGGGGGACAGTGCAAACTATGCCCTTGGGGCTTTTCTCGGTCCTCAGATCTTTCATCGGGAGACAGGCCGGTGGTTGAACAAACGGCATCTGTACCGGGCCCAACGTTTTTACGAAAGGCATGGAGGCAAGACGATTTTTTTGGCGCGTTTCGTTCCCATTCTTCGGACGTTTGCCCCCTTTGTTGCTGGTATTGGAAGGATGCGTTACGTGCGCTTTTTTCTTTTCAACGTTTTCGGCGCGCTGGCTTGGGTCGGCGGGATGTTATTAGGTGGCTTTTTTTTCGGCAATCTTCCCTGGGTGCGTGGTCATTTTGAGTGGATAGTCCTGGGGATTATCGCGGTTTCGCTTCTCCCTCTGGCCATCGAGGGGTGGCGAACCAGAAATGAAATGGTGGGACAAGAGTTGAGCCCTCCGCTTGAGTAG
- a CDS encoding NAD(P)H-dependent glycerol-3-phosphate dehydrogenase produces MRICILGAGQWGRCVAALLEEKGYDVEFRHHTDRRWPQPLDALLLALPVQHFRQTLVRFPPPACPILSLAKGLELPEALRPSEIVRQVWGENTSVGALSGPNFASEIAQRLPTAAVVAAEREEVSLLFQRILHCHRYRVYRSTDLIGVELAGALKNVYAIAGGICVGLGLGDNALASLLTRSLAEMTRLGRRLGARPATFRGLAGVGDLFLTGTSDQSRNRRLGKLVAQGLPVDLALQRIGSVVEGYPTTKSVVRAARFENVRKPIATEVYQILYEGKPPKAALSQLVEPIPEQEEEEFGES; encoded by the coding sequence ATGAGAATCTGCATTCTTGGAGCCGGGCAATGGGGCCGATGCGTCGCTGCGCTTCTCGAGGAAAAGGGCTACGACGTTGAGTTTCGGCACCACACCGACCGACGGTGGCCTCAACCGCTGGACGCTCTTTTGCTAGCCCTTCCTGTCCAACACTTCCGACAGACGCTCGTCCGATTTCCCCCTCCCGCCTGCCCGATCCTTTCGCTGGCAAAAGGCCTGGAGCTACCCGAAGCCCTGCGTCCGAGCGAGATTGTCCGCCAAGTGTGGGGCGAAAATACCAGTGTGGGCGCGTTGTCTGGCCCTAACTTTGCATCTGAAATCGCACAGCGACTCCCGACCGCTGCCGTGGTTGCCGCCGAACGGGAAGAAGTTTCTTTGCTCTTTCAAAGGATCCTGCATTGCCACCGCTACCGTGTCTACCGGTCAACCGACCTTATCGGGGTTGAGCTAGCCGGGGCCCTCAAAAACGTCTACGCGATTGCTGGAGGGATTTGTGTGGGCTTGGGGTTGGGAGATAACGCGCTGGCGTCACTTCTTACCCGAAGCCTTGCAGAGATGACCCGGTTGGGTCGACGGCTCGGAGCTCGACCAGCGACCTTTCGAGGGCTAGCAGGGGTGGGGGATCTCTTTCTTACCGGCACAAGCGATCAAAGCCGAAACCGCCGTCTGGGAAAACTTGTCGCTCAGGGGCTCCCTGTGGACCTTGCCCTCCAAAGGATCGGCAGTGTTGTGGAAGGATATCCTACCACCAAGAGTGTGGTTCGGGCTGCCCGGTTTGAAAACGTCCGCAAACCGATAGCCACCGAGGTCTACCAAATCCTCTATGAGGGAAAACCTCCCAAGGCAGCTCTTTCCCAGCTAGTTGAGCCAATTCCTGAGCAGGAGGAGGAAGAGTTTGGCGAATCTTGA
- a CDS encoding glycerol-3-phosphate acyltransferase: protein MKALWIVLGTGVSFALGSIPFGFLITKRMGIDLRSQGSGNIGATNVARTLGIRWALLVFLLDFLKGFAIPWSGKFFLPLGLEPFWQDSFCALAGLAAMLGHCFSPWLGGKGGKGVATGTGVLAACLPQTLWVGIPVWIALFFATRVVSIASLGAAAAILGASCFFYPGRVWLWGFSFLGTALVLWQHRPNLGRLLAGQEHRF from the coding sequence ATGAAAGCCCTCTGGATTGTGCTAGGAACCGGTGTCTCGTTTGCTCTTGGTTCCATACCCTTTGGGTTCCTCATCACGAAACGAATGGGGATCGACCTCCGGTCGCAGGGAAGCGGAAATATTGGAGCTACTAACGTGGCTCGAACCCTGGGAATCCGATGGGCTTTGCTGGTTTTTCTTTTGGACTTTCTTAAAGGATTTGCCATCCCGTGGTCGGGGAAGTTTTTCCTCCCTCTGGGTCTGGAGCCCTTTTGGCAGGACAGCTTCTGTGCACTAGCGGGGCTGGCCGCCATGCTGGGCCATTGTTTTAGCCCGTGGCTTGGAGGAAAAGGGGGAAAGGGCGTAGCAACAGGAACCGGGGTTCTGGCTGCTTGCCTTCCCCAAACGCTTTGGGTGGGAATCCCTGTGTGGATAGCCCTTTTTTTTGCAACACGGGTTGTCTCCATTGCGTCCCTCGGTGCGGCTGCCGCTATCCTGGGAGCCAGTTGTTTCTTCTATCCGGGAAGAGTCTGGCTATGGGGATTTTCCTTCTTGGGAACGGCGCTTGTGTTGTGGCAGCACCGTCCCAACCTGGGCCGGTTGCTAGCAGGTCAAGAACACCGGTTTTAA
- the aroC gene encoding chorismate synthase gives MASSFGVVFRVTTWGESHGPGVGVVIDGCPPGITLSEERIQRELDRRRPGQSRLTSPRKETDRCQILSGVWEGKTLGTPILIWVANEDARPEAYALLAHLYRPSHADYTYQAKYGIRDWRGGGRASARETVGRVAAGAVAASFLGEVCPSLRVTAFVSSVGPLDASVPCEKVDPELVEANPLRWADPKTLQEALALVEQARKEGDSVGGIISCVVRGVPPGLGEPVFDKLDADLAKAMLSLPASKGFEVGSGFAGTRMRGSEHNDPFYQEGDRPRTRTNHSGGIQGGISNGEEIYFRVAFKPVATIAKPQKTVTVEGQEVEFQGRGRHDPCVLPRAVPIVEAMTWIVLADHWLRQRALRPESLLQGGR, from the coding sequence CACATGGGGAGAGTCTCACGGCCCAGGTGTCGGGGTCGTGATTGACGGTTGTCCCCCTGGCATTACTCTTAGCGAGGAGCGGATCCAGCGGGAGTTGGATCGGCGCCGGCCCGGCCAAAGCCGGCTCACCAGCCCCAGGAAGGAGACCGACCGTTGCCAGATCCTCTCAGGTGTCTGGGAGGGAAAGACTCTCGGAACACCCATTTTGATCTGGGTAGCCAACGAGGACGCTCGACCGGAAGCTTACGCACTTCTTGCCCACCTGTACCGCCCATCCCACGCCGACTACACGTACCAGGCCAAATATGGGATCCGGGATTGGAGAGGGGGCGGAAGAGCCTCAGCACGAGAAACGGTAGGACGGGTCGCCGCAGGCGCAGTGGCTGCGAGCTTTCTGGGAGAAGTCTGCCCCTCGCTCCGAGTGACAGCCTTTGTCTCCTCCGTCGGGCCGCTCGATGCTTCGGTGCCCTGCGAAAAAGTAGATCCCGAGCTGGTAGAAGCTAACCCCTTGCGCTGGGCCGACCCCAAAACCCTCCAAGAGGCTCTGGCGTTGGTCGAGCAAGCCCGAAAGGAAGGTGATTCGGTAGGAGGAATCATTAGTTGTGTTGTCCGAGGGGTACCGCCCGGTCTTGGGGAACCAGTCTTTGATAAGCTGGATGCCGATCTTGCCAAGGCCATGCTCAGTCTTCCTGCTTCCAAAGGATTCGAAGTAGGAAGCGGCTTTGCCGGAACGCGCATGCGAGGTTCCGAACATAATGATCCGTTTTATCAAGAGGGAGATCGGCCCCGAACACGAACCAACCATAGCGGGGGAATCCAGGGAGGGATTAGCAACGGGGAAGAGATCTATTTCCGGGTCGCCTTTAAACCGGTGGCCACGATTGCGAAACCGCAGAAAACGGTCACGGTCGAGGGGCAAGAAGTTGAGTTCCAAGGAAGGGGTCGCCACGACCCTTGCGTTCTCCCTCGGGCCGTCCCTATTGTGGAGGCAATGACCTGGATCGTTCTGGCCGATCATTGGCTGCGGCAGCGGGCACTCCGTCCCGAGTCACTTCTGCAAGGGGGACGATGA